One Prosthecobacter sp. SYSU 5D2 genomic window carries:
- the eboE gene encoding metabolite traffic protein EboE: protein MLLNHGIHLGYCTNIHRGETWDQTWATLRDYTLRVKDRVSPHQPYGIGLRLGDQASRELLVPGKIGEFKDWLAANNCYVFTINGFPYGSFHGTRVKEQVFLPDWTSKDRLDYTNRLFDILAQLLPPGASGSVSTLPGSHKTFPIGSDEINAIFENVRLCRQHIEEVSTATGHDLHLGFEPEPLGLFETSGEVLKFFGLYYDRHPQDKDFFKFIGLNYDTCHLAIEYETPKRALSRITGAGIRLSKLHFSSALKLKPTPDMVEKLRAFDEPVYFHQVIADYGPTTPLRRFKDLPDALHFAQTNPTELGEEWRVHFHIPLHAEPTDGFQSTRDHIEGTMDWLSQNPTKCQHIEMETYTWEVLPNEMRTGDVVDQLVKEYDWTLGEMRGRNLAS, encoded by the coding sequence ATGCTTCTCAACCACGGCATCCACCTCGGCTATTGCACCAACATCCACCGCGGGGAGACCTGGGACCAGACCTGGGCCACCTTGCGGGATTATACCCTCCGCGTCAAAGACCGCGTCAGCCCCCACCAGCCCTACGGCATCGGCCTCCGCCTGGGTGATCAGGCCTCCCGCGAGCTCCTCGTCCCTGGCAAGATCGGCGAGTTCAAAGACTGGCTCGCCGCCAACAACTGCTACGTCTTCACCATCAACGGCTTCCCCTACGGCTCCTTCCACGGCACCCGCGTCAAAGAGCAGGTCTTCCTCCCCGACTGGACCTCCAAAGACCGGCTCGACTACACCAACCGCCTCTTCGACATCCTCGCCCAGCTCCTCCCCCCCGGGGCCAGCGGCAGCGTCAGCACTCTCCCCGGCTCCCATAAAACCTTCCCCATCGGCAGCGACGAAATCAACGCCATCTTCGAAAACGTCCGCCTCTGCCGCCAGCACATTGAGGAAGTCTCCACCGCCACCGGCCACGACCTCCACCTCGGCTTCGAGCCCGAGCCTCTCGGCCTCTTCGAGACCAGCGGCGAGGTCCTCAAATTCTTCGGCCTCTATTACGACCGCCACCCCCAGGACAAAGACTTCTTCAAATTCATCGGCCTCAACTACGACACCTGCCACCTCGCCATCGAGTACGAGACGCCCAAGCGCGCCCTCTCCCGCATCACCGGCGCGGGCATCCGCCTCAGCAAGCTCCACTTCAGCTCCGCCCTCAAATTGAAGCCCACCCCCGACATGGTGGAAAAACTCCGCGCCTTTGACGAGCCCGTCTATTTTCACCAGGTCATCGCCGATTACGGCCCCACCACCCCCCTCCGCCGGTTCAAGGACCTGCCCGATGCCCTCCACTTCGCCCAGACCAACCCCACCGAATTGGGAGAAGAATGGCGCGTCCACTTCCACATCCCCCTCCATGCCGAACCGACCGACGGCTTCCAAAGCACCCGCGACCATATCGAAGGCACCATGGACTGGCTCAGCCAAAACCCCACCAAGTGCCAGCACATCGAAATGGAAACCTATACCTGGGAAGTCCTCCCCAACGAAATGCGCACCGGCGACGTCGTGGACCAGTTGGTCAAGGAGTACGACTGGACGCTCGGGGAGATGCGCGGGCGGAATCTCGCCAGCTAA
- the queC gene encoding 7-cyano-7-deazaguanine synthase QueC, with the protein MSKAIILLSGGLDSTVAFYWARQHHDVVGAVSFDYGSKHNDKEITLAAWHCAQFDIPHDTVSLPFVNDLFNSDLLKSGGPIPEGHYTDKNMKRTVVPFRNGIMLAIACGIAESREVDALVIAAHSGDHAIYPDCREPFMKAIGDAMREGTYARTELLRPFIDMDKTAITKLGHELGVDMGKTWSCYKGEDLQCGICGTCVERREAFILASIPDPTVYQHEWPLPEKPVY; encoded by the coding sequence ATGTCCAAAGCCATCATCCTTCTCAGCGGCGGCCTTGATTCCACCGTCGCCTTTTATTGGGCACGCCAGCATCATGACGTGGTGGGCGCGGTGAGCTTTGACTATGGCTCCAAGCATAACGACAAGGAGATCACCCTTGCCGCCTGGCATTGCGCCCAGTTTGACATCCCGCATGACACCGTGTCACTGCCGTTTGTGAATGACTTGTTCAATTCCGACCTGTTGAAAAGCGGCGGCCCCATCCCTGAGGGCCATTACACGGACAAAAACATGAAGCGTACCGTCGTCCCATTCCGCAACGGCATTATGTTGGCCATCGCCTGCGGCATCGCCGAATCCCGTGAAGTGGACGCCCTCGTCATCGCCGCCCATTCGGGCGACCACGCCATCTATCCCGACTGTCGAGAACCCTTCATGAAAGCCATCGGCGATGCCATGCGCGAAGGCACCTATGCCCGCACCGAGCTGCTGCGCCCCTTCATTGACATGGACAAAACCGCCATCACCAAGCTTGGCCACGAGCTCGGTGTGGACATGGGCAAGACCTGGAGCTGCTACAAAGGCGAAGACCTCCAGTGTGGCATCTGCGGCACCTGCGTGGAACGCCGCGAGGCCTTCATCCTCGCCAGCATCCCCGACCCCACCGTCTATCAGCACGAGTGGCCCCTGCCCGAAAAACCGGTGTATTGA
- the queF gene encoding preQ(1) synthase, protein MSDSLTADITLLGRSEHRLPASPDEAALETFPNRTPGRNYTIHLSAPDFGSLCPVTGQPDAAHVEILYIPDERCVETKSLKFYLASYRNHASFNEAIVNRILDDLVTACAPKQAIVRGRFVPRGGIQLTCEARHPSRDVPLEWPAASLSTAH, encoded by the coding sequence ATGTCCGATTCCCTCACTGCTGATATCACCCTGCTGGGCCGCTCCGAGCACCGCCTGCCTGCCTCCCCCGACGAGGCCGCGCTGGAGACTTTCCCCAACCGCACCCCGGGCCGTAACTACACCATCCACCTCAGCGCCCCGGATTTCGGCTCCCTTTGCCCCGTCACCGGCCAGCCAGACGCCGCCCATGTGGAGATTCTTTACATCCCCGATGAGCGCTGCGTGGAGACCAAGTCCCTGAAATTTTACCTGGCCAGCTATCGCAACCATGCCTCCTTCAACGAGGCCATCGTCAACCGCATCCTGGATGACCTGGTCACCGCCTGCGCGCCCAAGCAGGCCATCGTGCGTGGCCGTTTCGTCCCCCGTGGCGGTATCCAGCTTACCTGTGAAGCCCGTCATCCCAGCCGCGATGTCCCGCTGGAATGGCCTGCCGCCTCCTTGAGCACCGCGCATTGA
- a CDS encoding DEAD/DEAH box helicase translates to MPRLKSSAKKPPPTSRVAGSLHPSLQAWIASSFGHLTQAQELTLPHILAGRSVLLSSPTGSGKTLAGFLGILDHLLREHDAGTLGNCIRAIYISPLRALTYDIQKNLMAPLEGMGLADIIRIGLRSGDTTASERAQLKRKPPHILLTTPESLAIILPQVGWAQALQDVRFIIVDELHSLAENKRGAHLTLSLERLAHRLPQPLVRIGLSATAAPLPVLAELLVGTGRACEIVEARMERRRRVEVLSPLRRNPYPPTGFTAQRVMQDIAATVERNRSVIIFCNMRSSTESVTYRLKNALPKLADKIEAHHASLDRDVRLDVEDRLKNGSLRAVVCSTSLEMGIDIGSVDCVVMISTPKGISRALQRIGRSGHSIHAESHGILVATNVNDLMECIVCAEMTRAVQLDEVRVLEKPLDVLAQHLVGMAMEGGYTRDLALATIRAASPFKHLTGQELDRVLNYLEGGGRTLQKQYSENFGKLIWLDDCLAVPNKKVEREYLANVGVIHTEGAVSVFLGKRRLGQVEESFMKRLKTGDIFVFAGRMVKLIETGIGEAKVEDATGRLPTVPSWNANKMPLTSGLAREVAKLRTELAARVGTDADEAVCDWLIERYEISNSNALAILNHCRNQLRVSRIPTEHTLLIERFVDDREGSDPDLVQFFFHTLIGRSANDALSRIIAHRVKTAVGGNAMVTIDDYGFLLTLKTFQDMGLEEWKVIFEKGHPEADMRSALQDSELVKWNFRGVAQTGLMVPRNRPGQDRKIKQLRWSTEILFRVLTEHEPDHPMLVQSYQEATHTFLDLPRAEAFLETTAVLDWHLVEVPVVSPFSFGLFASKIKEGMMLEDPEEAIERLWREYEKKVGGVADGGLR, encoded by the coding sequence ATGCCGCGCCTGAAATCCAGTGCCAAAAAGCCGCCTCCCACTTCCAGGGTGGCAGGCAGCCTGCACCCGAGCTTGCAAGCCTGGATCGCCTCTTCGTTTGGCCACCTCACACAGGCCCAGGAGCTCACCTTGCCGCACATCCTCGCAGGCCGCTCCGTGTTGCTGTCCTCTCCTACCGGCAGCGGCAAGACACTGGCGGGTTTCCTGGGCATCCTGGATCATCTGCTGCGCGAGCATGATGCGGGCACGCTGGGCAATTGCATCCGCGCCATCTACATCTCCCCGCTGCGCGCGCTGACCTACGACATTCAAAAAAACCTCATGGCCCCTCTGGAGGGCATGGGCCTGGCAGACATCATCCGTATCGGGTTACGCTCGGGCGATACGACCGCCAGTGAGCGCGCCCAGCTCAAGCGCAAACCTCCGCACATCCTGCTGACCACCCCGGAAAGCCTGGCGATCATCCTTCCTCAGGTGGGCTGGGCGCAGGCCTTGCAGGATGTCCGGTTCATCATCGTGGATGAGCTGCATTCCCTGGCTGAAAATAAACGCGGCGCGCATCTCACCCTCAGCCTGGAGCGCCTGGCCCATCGTCTTCCCCAGCCCCTGGTGCGCATCGGCCTGTCCGCTACTGCCGCCCCGCTGCCGGTCCTGGCGGAGCTGTTAGTGGGCACCGGGCGCGCCTGTGAAATCGTCGAAGCCCGCATGGAGCGCCGCCGCCGGGTGGAGGTGCTTTCTCCACTGCGCCGCAATCCTTATCCGCCCACCGGTTTTACCGCTCAACGGGTGATGCAGGACATCGCCGCCACCGTCGAGCGCAACCGCAGCGTCATCATCTTCTGCAACATGCGCAGCAGCACGGAAAGCGTGACCTACCGGCTGAAGAACGCCCTGCCCAAGCTGGCGGACAAGATTGAGGCCCATCACGCCTCATTGGATCGCGATGTGCGTCTGGATGTGGAAGACCGGCTCAAAAATGGCAGCCTCCGCGCCGTGGTGTGCAGCACCAGTTTGGAAATGGGCATTGATATCGGCAGTGTGGACTGCGTGGTCATGATCTCCACGCCCAAAGGCATCAGCCGCGCCCTCCAGCGCATCGGTCGCAGCGGCCATAGCATCCATGCCGAGAGCCACGGCATCCTGGTGGCCACCAACGTCAATGACCTCATGGAGTGCATCGTCTGTGCGGAGATGACCCGCGCCGTGCAACTGGATGAGGTCCGCGTTTTGGAAAAGCCCCTGGACGTGCTGGCCCAGCACCTGGTCGGTATGGCCATGGAGGGCGGTTATACACGGGACCTGGCCCTGGCCACCATCCGCGCGGCGTCTCCCTTCAAACACCTCACCGGCCAGGAGCTGGACCGCGTGCTGAATTACCTGGAAGGCGGCGGCCGTACTCTGCAAAAGCAGTACAGTGAAAACTTCGGCAAGCTCATCTGGCTTGATGACTGCCTGGCAGTGCCTAACAAAAAGGTGGAACGCGAATACCTGGCCAATGTCGGCGTCATCCACACAGAGGGTGCCGTGAGTGTTTTTCTCGGCAAGCGCCGCCTCGGGCAGGTGGAGGAGTCCTTCATGAAGCGGCTGAAAACCGGTGACATCTTTGTCTTCGCCGGTCGCATGGTGAAGCTCATCGAGACCGGCATTGGCGAGGCCAAGGTCGAAGACGCCACTGGCCGCCTGCCCACTGTGCCCTCCTGGAATGCCAACAAAATGCCCCTCACCTCCGGCCTGGCCCGCGAGGTCGCCAAACTCCGGACCGAGCTGGCCGCCAGGGTAGGCACGGATGCGGATGAGGCTGTCTGCGACTGGCTGATCGAGCGCTACGAAATCTCCAACAGCAACGCCCTGGCCATCCTCAATCATTGCCGCAACCAGCTCCGCGTATCCCGCATCCCCACCGAGCACACCTTGCTCATCGAGCGATTCGTGGATGACCGTGAGGGCAGCGATCCCGACCTCGTACAGTTCTTTTTCCACACTCTCATCGGCCGCAGTGCCAATGATGCCCTCAGCCGCATCATCGCCCATCGCGTGAAAACCGCCGTCGGCGGCAATGCCATGGTCACCATTGATGATTACGGTTTTCTCCTGACGCTGAAAACCTTTCAGGACATGGGACTGGAAGAGTGGAAGGTCATCTTTGAAAAAGGCCATCCCGAGGCCGACATGCGCTCGGCCCTGCAAGATAGCGAGCTGGTGAAATGGAACTTCCGTGGCGTTGCCCAAACGGGTCTGATGGTACCACGCAACCGCCCTGGCCAGGACCGCAAAATCAAGCAGCTCCGCTGGAGCACGGAGATCCTCTTTCGCGTTCTCACGGAGCATGAGCCGGACCACCCCATGCTCGTGCAGTCTTATCAGGAAGCCACCCACACTTTTCTGGACCTGCCTCGCGCCGAGGCGTTCCTGGAGACAACGGCGGTCCTGGACTGGCATCTGGTGGAGGTGCCCGTGGTCAGCCCCTTTTCCTTCGGCCTCTTCGCAAGCAAGATCAAAGAAGGCATGATGCTGGAGGACCCCGAGGAGGCCATCGAGCGGCTGTGGCGGGAATATGAAAAGAAGGTGGGCGGAGTTGCGGATGGAGGCTTGCGATAA
- a CDS encoding TIGR03915 family putative DNA repair protein: MTSAFIEPTFAAWRSKARELLKQGIPPDQVHWGDASEGHGLLREEPASYTISVPVEIKVPPNFLSLAASVCAHTDDRRHAILYRLLYRLTLGGERHLLRIPSDPDTRQCQAWAKAIGRDIHKMHAFVRFRLIGQDDTTGREQFVAWFEPEHRIVRLATPFFEKRFAGMDWSILTPDECAHWDGKKLTFTPGLDRSQAPSADAHDDLWRTYYRSIFNPARLKVQAMQSEMPQKYWKNLPEAQIIRDLISGSQERVQEMLETPERPVKPVPDNAYIRSLHQRPQ, encoded by the coding sequence ATGACGTCCGCTTTCATCGAGCCCACCTTTGCCGCCTGGCGCAGCAAGGCGCGGGAGCTGTTAAAGCAGGGCATCCCACCCGACCAGGTGCATTGGGGCGACGCCAGCGAGGGTCATGGATTGCTTCGGGAAGAACCCGCCTCTTACACCATCTCCGTTCCTGTAGAGATCAAAGTGCCCCCCAATTTCCTGTCCCTGGCCGCCAGTGTCTGCGCCCACACGGATGACCGCCGCCACGCCATTCTTTATCGTTTGTTATACCGCCTGACCCTGGGCGGCGAGCGGCACCTGCTTCGGATACCCAGCGATCCCGACACCCGCCAGTGCCAGGCCTGGGCCAAGGCCATTGGTCGCGACATCCACAAGATGCATGCCTTCGTCCGCTTCCGCCTCATCGGTCAGGATGACACCACCGGGCGAGAGCAGTTTGTCGCCTGGTTTGAACCGGAACATCGCATCGTCCGGCTGGCCACACCGTTTTTTGAGAAGCGTTTTGCCGGCATGGACTGGTCCATCCTGACGCCGGATGAATGCGCCCACTGGGATGGAAAAAAGCTCACCTTCACCCCCGGCCTGGACCGCAGTCAGGCTCCTTCCGCCGATGCCCATGATGATCTCTGGCGCACCTATTATCGCAGCATCTTTAACCCGGCCCGGCTAAAGGTGCAGGCCATGCAGTCCGAGATGCCGCAGAAATACTGGAAAAATCTCCCTGAGGCCCAGATCATCCGCGACCTCATCTCCGGCAGCCAGGAGCGCGTGCAAGAAATGCTGGAGACGCCCGAACGCCCCGTGAAGCCGGTCCCTGACAATGCCTACATCCGCTCTTTGCATCAGCGGCCCCAGTAG
- a CDS encoding DUF1080 domain-containing protein — translation MKRRLLILAALLGSVSFSAFAEDGFVPLFDGKTMTGWTNPYEWGNIEVVNGEIHLTGEKKFFVVTDKSYTDFIFEGDILLPEGKANSGFMFRAHVEPNKVFGYQAEVDGDANRKWSGGLYDEGRRKWFISPIKGDKASEDAFRARAGDAFKRNDWNTYRITCKGNKLKIEINGVTTTDVEDGMDASGPIAIQHHGEKGATYKFRNLRIKELK, via the coding sequence ATGAAAAGACGCCTCCTCATTCTCGCCGCCCTGCTCGGCTCCGTTTCCTTTTCCGCCTTCGCCGAAGACGGATTTGTCCCCCTCTTCGATGGCAAGACCATGACCGGTTGGACCAACCCCTACGAGTGGGGCAACATCGAGGTCGTGAACGGTGAAATCCACCTCACCGGTGAAAAGAAATTCTTCGTCGTCACCGACAAAAGCTACACCGACTTCATCTTCGAAGGCGACATCCTCCTGCCGGAAGGCAAGGCCAACAGCGGCTTCATGTTCCGCGCCCATGTGGAGCCTAACAAAGTGTTCGGCTACCAGGCCGAAGTGGATGGCGACGCCAACCGCAAATGGTCCGGCGGCCTCTACGATGAAGGCCGCCGCAAATGGTTCATCAGCCCCATCAAGGGCGACAAAGCCAGCGAGGACGCGTTCCGTGCCCGCGCCGGCGATGCCTTCAAACGCAATGACTGGAACACTTACCGCATCACCTGCAAAGGCAACAAGCTGAAGATCGAAATCAACGGCGTCACCACCACCGATGTCGAAGACGGCATGGACGCCAGCGGCCCCATCGCCATCCAGCACCACGGTGAAAAAGGTGCCACCTACAAGTTCCGCAACCTGCGCATCAAAGAGCTAAAGTAA
- a CDS encoding LamG-like jellyroll fold domain-containing protein, giving the protein MMSLRYVFTFLCVLAAWTALPAAEVFDRGNLAAWCIVPFDAKKRGPEERAAMLEKMGVRKFVYDYRAEHIPQWDEELTALKKHGIELFGWWFPTTYNDVAKQTLELFKRHGVKPQLWVNGNGGPVEVKSPEDQKQRIAAEVERLRPICEAAAPLGCQVGLYNHGNWYGEPENALAIVRALKKQGITNVGLVYNLHHGHGHLDRLEKLLPKMLPHLLCLNLNGMDVAGDTKDRKILPLGVGTEDVRVLRIIAASGYKGVIGILNHTNEDAEGRLLDNLDGLAWLLPQVAGEAAGKKPEYRTWKETAAKVPTAAPKGVQAPKSVASMNAEFGQALQGGLVLEGGEEYRRLPLSVECRVKLNSAAGFNILVANEPKDSATHWEIYTYKNSGVFSLYLPGRGGEYKTNVNICDGQWHDVIASMEEELVKLFVDGKLVLEKALPPLHGEPKPGGLAFGRLVEGGVGCDGVIDDVRISRGPMKPRKGDLPRQRMDNTLGIWNFDDLEALLSGTNQAPAPAEFKPERKPLREEEYAHWQADVNRERVFDYYGKQAVQFMGKPLPELLPGFPGLDGGQQGHWGNQNDAVSWRDGRFAASDLGSVFSVVFKGGGLTISKGVAVRSGKLSACFDPEKFFFPILWRFGFVKLTDSRHGFMGGAAMEGKMVAKGGLISEEDRPRYKGFYRHGEKVVFFAESHDGKSPVYLTLGQDGVETPNEELVKKCAKGGPAQWPEWIETKGVIGKGEPFATDTLTLPFDNPYGTLFFVSGHDFFSDGSAAISTMTGEVWLVRGIDDKLEKLRWKRFATGLHQPLGLKIVKDQIHVLGRDQITRLHDLNGDDEADFYECVTNVQETSPGGHDFITGLEMDAKGRFYTASGNQGIIRVAGDQVEVLATGFRNPNGLGLSPDGKFVTTSVQEGDWTPSSSICQVEMGRNEGAHFGAGGPKDGKPPEPPLMYLPRGEDNSSGGQCFVMGQAWDALKGDGNLTHFSPGTGTGWLVMRQQVEGRWQGAAVRIAGSFDSGSQTGRFHPKDGQLYVTGMQGWGCYAPLDGCFQRVRYTGGQVAVPVGFEARDNGVMLRFDRAVDKAAVAKAASHFAQCWNYNYSAAYGSPEMSAKYADTVGHDPLEIRSAQVLEGGKALFLEIPQLVPASMIHLRVAVTEGRAHDVFLTAHALAPAFTEFDGYEKIAKTFVPATKASAAVSSKPNPWAKGEPGREIVVDAALGLQYVQKQLTTKAGEKLTLTFKNPDVVPHNWLLAKPGSLQKLGDQVNLMITDPKGLAKHYVPDSQDVLVYTDMVNPKEEFSIHFEAPKEKGEYPYLCTFPGHWMVMNGVMKVE; this is encoded by the coding sequence ATGATGTCTCTTCGTTACGTTTTTACTTTCCTCTGTGTTTTGGCTGCCTGGACGGCCTTGCCTGCGGCGGAGGTGTTTGACCGGGGAAATCTGGCGGCGTGGTGCATTGTGCCGTTTGATGCGAAAAAACGTGGGCCGGAGGAGCGGGCGGCGATGCTGGAGAAGATGGGGGTGCGGAAGTTTGTGTATGACTACCGGGCGGAGCACATCCCGCAGTGGGATGAGGAGCTGACTGCGCTGAAAAAGCATGGCATCGAGCTGTTTGGCTGGTGGTTTCCGACGACTTACAATGACGTGGCGAAACAGACGCTGGAGCTGTTTAAGCGCCACGGGGTGAAGCCGCAGCTGTGGGTGAACGGCAACGGCGGGCCGGTGGAGGTGAAGTCACCGGAGGACCAGAAGCAGCGCATCGCGGCGGAGGTGGAGCGACTGCGGCCTATCTGCGAGGCGGCGGCACCGCTGGGCTGCCAGGTGGGGCTGTATAACCATGGGAACTGGTATGGGGAGCCGGAGAATGCGCTGGCGATTGTGCGGGCGCTGAAGAAGCAGGGCATCACGAATGTGGGCCTGGTGTATAATTTGCACCATGGCCACGGGCATCTGGACCGGCTGGAAAAACTGCTGCCGAAGATGCTGCCGCACCTGCTGTGCCTGAACCTGAATGGCATGGACGTGGCGGGGGATACAAAGGATCGCAAAATCCTGCCGCTGGGCGTGGGCACAGAGGATGTGCGGGTGCTGAGGATCATCGCCGCCAGCGGCTATAAGGGGGTCATTGGCATCCTGAACCATACGAACGAAGACGCAGAGGGACGGCTGCTGGACAATCTGGACGGGCTGGCCTGGCTGCTGCCGCAGGTGGCGGGTGAGGCGGCGGGGAAAAAGCCTGAGTATAGGACCTGGAAGGAGACGGCGGCGAAGGTGCCAACGGCGGCACCGAAGGGGGTGCAGGCACCGAAATCGGTGGCTTCGATGAACGCGGAATTCGGCCAGGCGCTGCAGGGCGGGCTGGTGCTGGAGGGGGGCGAGGAATACCGCAGGCTGCCGCTGAGCGTGGAGTGCCGGGTGAAGCTGAACAGCGCGGCCGGTTTTAACATCCTGGTGGCGAATGAACCGAAGGACTCCGCAACGCATTGGGAGATCTATACTTATAAAAACAGCGGTGTTTTCAGCCTATATTTGCCGGGACGGGGCGGGGAGTATAAGACGAACGTCAATATTTGCGACGGCCAGTGGCATGATGTGATCGCGAGCATGGAGGAGGAATTGGTGAAGCTGTTTGTGGACGGCAAGCTGGTGCTGGAAAAAGCGCTGCCGCCTTTGCATGGGGAACCGAAGCCGGGCGGGCTGGCCTTTGGCCGGCTGGTGGAAGGCGGCGTGGGCTGTGACGGGGTCATTGATGATGTGCGCATCTCCCGAGGGCCCATGAAACCGCGCAAGGGGGATCTGCCGCGCCAGCGTATGGACAACACGCTGGGCATCTGGAATTTTGATGATCTGGAGGCGCTTCTCTCAGGCACGAACCAGGCACCCGCACCAGCGGAATTTAAGCCGGAGCGCAAGCCATTGCGTGAAGAGGAATATGCCCACTGGCAGGCGGATGTGAACCGCGAGCGCGTGTTTGATTATTATGGCAAGCAGGCGGTGCAGTTCATGGGCAAACCACTGCCGGAATTGCTTCCGGGTTTTCCGGGGCTGGATGGCGGTCAGCAGGGGCACTGGGGGAATCAAAATGATGCGGTGAGCTGGCGTGACGGGCGCTTTGCGGCTTCGGATCTGGGGAGTGTGTTCAGTGTGGTTTTCAAAGGAGGTGGATTGACGATTTCCAAGGGGGTGGCTGTGCGCTCTGGAAAACTTTCAGCATGCTTCGATCCTGAGAAGTTTTTCTTCCCGATCCTCTGGCGTTTTGGATTTGTGAAGCTCACGGATTCCCGTCACGGCTTCATGGGCGGTGCGGCCATGGAAGGAAAGATGGTGGCGAAAGGCGGACTTATAAGTGAGGAAGACAGACCCCGATACAAAGGATTTTACCGGCACGGAGAGAAGGTGGTGTTCTTCGCTGAAAGCCATGATGGCAAGTCCCCTGTTTATTTGACTTTGGGACAGGACGGAGTGGAGACGCCTAACGAAGAGCTCGTCAAAAAATGTGCCAAGGGCGGACCTGCCCAATGGCCGGAGTGGATCGAGACGAAGGGTGTCATTGGCAAGGGGGAACCCTTTGCCACGGACACGCTGACGCTGCCTTTTGACAATCCTTATGGAACCCTGTTTTTTGTCAGTGGACACGATTTCTTCAGCGATGGCAGTGCGGCGATCAGCACAATGACGGGGGAGGTGTGGCTGGTGCGCGGTATTGATGACAAGCTCGAGAAGCTGAGATGGAAACGCTTTGCCACGGGGCTGCACCAGCCGCTTGGGCTGAAGATCGTGAAGGACCAGATTCATGTGCTGGGGCGTGACCAGATCACGCGGCTGCATGATCTGAACGGCGATGATGAGGCGGACTTTTATGAGTGCGTGACGAATGTGCAGGAGACGTCACCTGGCGGGCATGATTTCATCACGGGGCTGGAGATGGATGCGAAGGGGCGGTTTTATACGGCGTCGGGAAATCAGGGGATCATCCGCGTGGCGGGTGATCAGGTGGAGGTGCTGGCGACGGGCTTTCGCAATCCGAACGGGCTGGGGCTTTCACCGGATGGGAAGTTTGTCACCACCAGTGTGCAGGAGGGGGACTGGACTCCGTCATCCTCCATCTGCCAGGTGGAGATGGGCAGGAATGAGGGGGCGCATTTTGGCGCGGGTGGCCCGAAGGATGGCAAGCCGCCCGAGCCTCCGCTGATGTATCTGCCGCGTGGGGAAGACAACTCATCGGGCGGACAATGTTTTGTGATGGGGCAAGCGTGGGATGCCCTGAAAGGCGATGGCAACTTAACACATTTTTCACCGGGCACGGGCACCGGCTGGCTGGTGATGCGGCAGCAGGTGGAGGGGCGCTGGCAGGGCGCGGCGGTGCGCATTGCGGGCAGTTTTGATTCGGGGTCGCAGACCGGGAGGTTTCATCCCAAGGACGGGCAGCTTTACGTCACCGGCATGCAGGGCTGGGGCTGCTATGCGCCTCTGGACGGCTGTTTCCAAAGAGTGCGTTATACCGGCGGCCAGGTGGCGGTTCCGGTGGGCTTTGAAGCACGGGACAATGGCGTGATGCTGCGCTTTGACCGTGCTGTGGACAAAGCGGCGGTTGCAAAAGCGGCCAGCCATTTTGCGCAGTGCTGGAACTACAATTACAGCGCGGCTTATGGGTCGCCCGAGATGTCGGCGAAGTATGCGGATACGGTGGGGCATGATCCGCTGGAGATCCGCAGTGCGCAGGTTCTGGAGGGCGGCAAGGCGCTGTTTTTGGAGATCCCGCAACTGGTGCCTGCCAGCATGATCCACCTGCGGGTGGCGGTGACGGAAGGGCGGGCGCATGATGTCTTTCTGACGGCTCATGCGCTGGCTCCGGCGTTCACGGAATTTGATGGGTATGAAAAAATCGCCAAAACATTTGTGCCGGCGACCAAGGCCAGCGCTGCTGTTAGTAGCAAGCCAAATCCCTGGGCCAAAGGCGAGCCGGGACGTGAGATCGTGGTGGATGCGGCGCTGGGCTTGCAATATGTGCAGAAGCAGCTCACGACGAAGGCGGGGGAGAAGCTGACGCTGACCTTCAAAAATCCGGATGTAGTGCCGCACAACTGGCTGCTGGCCAAACCTGGCTCCTTGCAGAAATTGGGCGATCAGGTGAACCTCATGATTACCGATCCAAAAGGCCTGGCCAAACATTACGTGCCGGATTCCCAGGATGTTCTGGTCTATACGGACATGGTCAATCCGAAGGAAGAGTTCAGCATCCATTTTGAAGCGCCCAAGGAAAAGGGAGAGTATCCTTATCTGTGCACTTTTCCGGGTCATTGGATGGTGATGAACGGGGTGATGAAGGTGGAGTGA